The Thermoproteota archaeon genome includes a window with the following:
- a CDS encoding serine hydroxymethyltransferase — MDPEDAYRRVLSSIEEHHRWFDSSLPMIASENVTSPAVRRAMTSDFGHRYAEGWVGERVYAGTKYIDDVESLAMELIKKLYGVKFADVRPISGVVANLSVYTALTQPGDVVMALPITKGGHISMGPLKGSKGQFIGGTAGAVRGLDVKYIAFDDENMNIDADKTINRMEKYKPKLIMMGGSVILFPQPVKELVEAAKSMGAAVNYDAAHVAGLIAGGKFQRPLNEGADVMTFSTHKTFFGPQHGAVITNDEEKFELIKLANFPGLLSNHHLHAVAALAIAAAEMLAFGEEYAEAVVKNAKALAQALHDEGFKVVAEHLGFTESHQVLLDVDDLGGGYKCEKLLEEANIIVNRNLLPWDIKRGRSFKDPGGLRLGVSELTRLGMGPDEMREVAKFYREVLIDGEDPKEVAREVSELRKEFKTVKYTFEEGPAYEY; from the coding sequence TTGGATCCGGAGGATGCTTACAGGAGAGTCCTATCCTCAATTGAGGAACACCATAGGTGGTTCGACTCGTCTCTACCCATGATAGCCAGCGAGAATGTCACTAGTCCTGCAGTTAGGAGGGCAATGACCAGCGATTTCGGTCACCGGTACGCTGAGGGATGGGTGGGGGAGAGAGTCTACGCCGGGACGAAGTACATCGACGATGTCGAATCGCTTGCGATGGAGCTCATAAAGAAGCTGTACGGGGTGAAGTTCGCAGATGTACGTCCAATAAGCGGGGTAGTTGCTAACCTATCCGTATATACGGCCCTCACACAGCCAGGAGATGTCGTGATGGCGCTGCCCATAACCAAGGGAGGGCACATCAGCATGGGACCCTTGAAGGGGTCCAAGGGACAGTTCATAGGGGGTACGGCAGGAGCCGTCAGGGGCTTGGATGTGAAGTACATAGCCTTCGACGACGAGAACATGAACATAGATGCCGATAAGACCATCAACAGGATGGAAAAGTACAAGCCCAAACTGATAATGATGGGAGGCAGCGTGATACTCTTCCCTCAACCGGTGAAAGAGCTAGTGGAGGCGGCTAAGTCCATGGGAGCTGCGGTTAACTACGATGCCGCTCATGTCGCTGGTTTAATTGCGGGAGGTAAGTTCCAGCGTCCCTTAAATGAAGGAGCCGATGTGATGACCTTCAGCACCCACAAGACCTTCTTCGGCCCCCAGCACGGTGCGGTGATCACTAACGACGAGGAAAAATTCGAACTGATCAAGTTGGCCAACTTCCCGGGTCTCTTGAGCAACCACCATCTTCATGCGGTGGCAGCGCTGGCAATAGCAGCCGCGGAGATGCTCGCATTTGGTGAGGAGTACGCTGAGGCTGTTGTTAAGAACGCGAAAGCCTTGGCCCAGGCGTTGCATGACGAGGGATTCAAGGTGGTAGCAGAGCACTTGGGGTTCACCGAGAGCCATCAGGTCCTCCTCGATGTTGACGATCTGGGTGGAGGATACAAGTGCGAGAAGCTGCTGGAGGAGGCCAACATAATTGTGAACAGGAACCTCCTTCCGTGGGACATAAAGAGGGGAAGGAGCTTCAAGGATCCGGGCGGCCTGAGGCTGGGGGTCTCCGAACTCACCAGGCTCGGCATGGGACCGGACGAGATGAGGGAGGTGGCGAAGTTCTACAGGGAGGTCCTTATAGACGGAGAGGATCCAAAGGAAGTCGCTAGAGAGGTTTCAGAACTCAGGAAAGAGTTCAAGACCGTTAAATATACGTTCGAGGAGGGCCCAGCCTACGAATACTGA
- a CDS encoding ATP-dependent helicase yields the protein MIARALREYTKAEVLEVLHPAVALWFDSKFVDLSPPQRYAVVPIHEGRNVLVTSPTGTGKTLTAFLSIISELLEMGERGELQDSVYAIYISPLRALNNDIYRNLEVPLREIRELSPNLPEIRHAVRTGDTPSSEKAKQLRKPPHILITTPETLGIILTAPKFREKLKTVKWVIVDEIHSLVENKRGTHLSLSLERLRWLVGRNFIRIGLSATINPLDEVAKFLVGYENGRARDCLIVETNWAKALDLALLSPVSDLVNTPTEVVSARMYKLISKLIKEHTTTLIFTNTRSGTERVVFHLKKVLKDSVEDIDEKIAAHHSSLSRDVRGEVEERLKRGELKAIVSSTSLELGIDIGYIDLVVQIGSPKSVTRALQRIGRAGHRLHEVSKGRFIVADRDDAVEVAVMLREALAGRLDRVHIPRRPLDVLAQHIVGMAVESKWRVEDAYNLVRSAYPYVDLSWEDFESILRYLAGEYTQLESRKVYGKIWYDPEEGVFGRRGKYARVIYATNIGTIPDEVAAKVYTTEGRYVGNLEEGFLERLMPGDRFVLGGKVYEFVSARGLRVKVRPAFDQKPTVPAWFSEMLPLSYELALEIGKFRGEFFKMLEEGATKRELVSMIMRMSNANRMAALAIYNYLRQQYLYLKSLGVSVEDMPSHEVILVESYVDEEGRIHQVTHSLYGRRTNDALSRALAYIAGRKVRRNLGIAVKDTGFAIIYPRGVKPVATIEDLVGWDLRDVLEKALAKTELLRRRFRHVAARGLMVLRNYKGYEISVNKQQISAQSLLRIVEKIEGFPLLKEAYREILEDYMDVERAEEVVGGIESGRIRVVDIGMVDVPTPFAHNIVLEGLSDLIFMEDKMAALRRFQSEIEKIIRGEVG from the coding sequence ATGATAGCTAGGGCCCTCAGGGAGTACACTAAAGCGGAAGTGCTTGAGGTGCTCCACCCGGCTGTAGCCCTCTGGTTCGACTCCAAGTTCGTCGATCTAAGTCCTCCACAGAGATACGCTGTGGTTCCGATCCATGAGGGTAGGAATGTCTTGGTCACCAGCCCCACGGGCACGGGCAAGACCCTGACGGCCTTCCTGTCCATAATAAGTGAGCTCTTGGAGATGGGTGAGAGGGGGGAGCTCCAGGACTCGGTTTACGCCATATACATTTCCCCGCTGAGGGCGCTGAACAACGACATATACAGGAACCTAGAGGTCCCTCTCAGAGAGATAAGGGAGCTTTCGCCTAATCTACCGGAGATAAGACATGCAGTAAGGACTGGTGATACTCCTTCCAGTGAAAAAGCCAAGCAGCTTAGAAAGCCGCCTCACATACTCATAACGACTCCCGAGACGCTGGGCATCATTCTAACGGCTCCCAAGTTCAGGGAGAAGCTGAAGACCGTTAAGTGGGTCATAGTGGATGAGATCCACAGCTTAGTGGAGAACAAGAGGGGTACCCATCTCTCCCTCTCTCTAGAGAGGTTGAGGTGGCTGGTAGGCAGGAACTTCATCAGGATAGGTCTATCGGCCACGATAAATCCCCTCGATGAGGTCGCCAAGTTCTTGGTGGGCTACGAGAATGGCAGGGCTAGGGACTGCTTGATAGTCGAGACCAACTGGGCCAAGGCCCTCGACCTAGCTCTGCTATCACCGGTGAGCGATCTGGTGAACACGCCCACGGAAGTGGTCTCGGCTAGGATGTACAAGCTCATTTCCAAGCTCATAAAGGAGCATACCACTACCCTCATATTCACCAACACGAGGAGCGGAACCGAGAGGGTCGTCTTCCACCTGAAGAAGGTCCTGAAGGATAGTGTGGAGGACATAGACGAGAAGATAGCTGCTCACCACAGCTCCCTCTCTAGGGATGTGAGGGGTGAGGTGGAGGAAAGGCTGAAGAGAGGGGAGCTCAAGGCGATAGTGAGCTCCACTAGCTTGGAGCTGGGCATCGACATAGGCTACATAGATCTGGTGGTGCAGATAGGCAGTCCCAAATCAGTGACTAGGGCATTGCAGAGGATCGGTAGGGCCGGTCACAGGCTCCACGAGGTCTCTAAGGGCAGGTTCATTGTCGCGGATAGAGATGATGCTGTCGAGGTTGCGGTCATGCTCCGTGAAGCGTTAGCGGGCAGGCTGGACAGGGTGCACATTCCTAGGAGGCCCCTCGACGTGCTGGCGCAGCATATAGTGGGAATGGCCGTCGAGAGTAAGTGGAGGGTCGAGGACGCCTATAATCTCGTGAGGTCGGCCTATCCCTACGTGGACCTGAGCTGGGAGGATTTCGAGTCCATCCTCAGGTACCTAGCCGGGGAGTACACCCAGCTGGAGAGCAGGAAGGTATACGGGAAGATATGGTACGACCCGGAGGAGGGGGTATTCGGTAGGAGGGGGAAGTACGCTAGGGTGATCTACGCCACCAACATAGGGACGATACCCGACGAGGTCGCCGCCAAGGTGTACACCACGGAGGGCAGGTACGTGGGGAACTTGGAAGAGGGCTTTCTAGAGAGGCTCATGCCTGGGGACAGGTTCGTGCTGGGCGGAAAGGTCTATGAGTTCGTGTCGGCGAGAGGGCTGAGGGTCAAGGTCAGGCCAGCCTTCGATCAGAAGCCGACAGTGCCTGCGTGGTTCTCGGAGATGCTTCCTCTCAGCTACGAGCTCGCCTTGGAGATTGGGAAGTTCAGGGGCGAGTTCTTCAAGATGCTCGAGGAGGGGGCCACTAAGAGGGAGCTTGTTAGCATGATAATGAGGATGAGCAATGCGAACAGGATGGCGGCCCTCGCCATATACAACTACCTGAGACAGCAGTACCTCTACCTGAAGTCTCTCGGCGTGAGCGTGGAGGATATGCCGTCCCACGAGGTCATCTTGGTTGAGAGCTACGTAGATGAGGAGGGGAGGATACACCAAGTGACCCACTCCCTCTACGGCCGGAGGACCAATGACGCCCTCTCAAGGGCCCTAGCCTATATAGCTGGGAGGAAGGTGAGGAGGAACCTGGGGATAGCGGTTAAAGATACTGGATTCGCGATTATATATCCTAGGGGAGTTAAGCCTGTCGCAACGATAGAGGATTTGGTGGGATGGGACCTCAGGGATGTACTAGAGAAGGCTCTGGCGAAGACGGAGCTCCTCAGGAGGAGGTTCAGGCACGTAGCTGCTAGGGGATTGATGGTCCTCAGAAACTACAAGGGATACGAGATCAGCGTTAACAAGCAGCAGATAAGTGCTCAGAGTCTCCTCAGGATAGTCGAGAAGATAGAAGGATTTCCCCTGCTTAAGGAAGCTTATAGAGAGATCTTGGAGGATTACATGGATGTTGAGAGGGCTGAGGAGGTGGTGGGCGGCATAGAGAGCGGTAGGATAAGGGTCGTTGACATAGGCATGGTGGATGTGCCCACGCCCTTCGCCCACAACATAGTTCTGGAGGGTCTGAGTGACCTGATATTCATGGAGGATAAGATGGCAGCTTTGAGGAGGTTCCAGAGTGAGATAGAGAAAATTATAAGGGGTGAGGTCGGCTGA
- a CDS encoding HAD family acid phosphatase, with protein MRCAVFDIDNTLFDARNRFEVAISRFGVRSPRELPFELQKEFWRDFMDPSLLKLDRPLYRAIEMVHDAKKRGLRVVLITGRYEWLRRDTILQLMAAGIPFDELVMRPNDNYQVDRELKPSLVRKLGCEVVEYHDDDLETLLEVRKIFPEALLFLHRPDGTFEMLVGKE; from the coding sequence ATGAGATGCGCGGTGTTCGATATAGATAACACGCTATTCGACGCCAGGAACAGGTTCGAGGTGGCCATAAGCCGATTCGGAGTGAGGTCTCCGAGGGAGCTGCCGTTCGAACTTCAGAAGGAATTTTGGAGAGATTTCATGGATCCCAGCCTCCTGAAACTGGATAGACCGTTATACAGGGCTATAGAGATGGTCCACGATGCAAAGAAGAGAGGTTTGAGGGTCGTTTTGATTACAGGGAGATACGAGTGGCTCAGAAGGGATACCATCCTCCAGCTCATGGCCGCTGGCATTCCCTTCGACGAGCTGGTCATGAGGCCCAACGACAACTATCAAGTGGATAGGGAACTGAAACCCTCCTTAGTTAGGAAACTGGGCTGCGAGGTGGTCGAGTATCACGATGACGATTTGGAGACGCTGTTGGAGGTCAGAAAGATCTTTCCCGAAGCTCTTCTCTTCCTGCACAGGCCCGATGGAACCTTCGAAATGCTAGTTGGGAAAGAGTAG
- a CDS encoding metallophosphoesterase, whose product MRKYLLANSIEVFPYGAMVNSTLVVADLHLGYEDALREKGVELPYEQYPWIKGEILRYISERDPETVVLNGDIKHEFGGALSQEWREVLDLIRSLREEGVRIEVVRGNHDNYLIPILLREGIEIRDPYLILGNIMYFHGHKELLAIPEGVDLIVMGHEHPAISLRDDLGGGHKLKVFLRGNYMGAEVLVLPALSPLAPGTDILRVGSNGLLSPLLRRVNLDNFIVYIVDEEVGVEELGPLGVVKRAARVL is encoded by the coding sequence ATGAGGAAATACCTGCTCGCGAACAGTATCGAAGTGTTCCCCTACGGAGCCATGGTGAACAGCACGCTGGTAGTGGCGGACCTCCACTTGGGCTATGAGGATGCGTTGAGGGAGAAAGGAGTGGAACTCCCTTATGAGCAGTACCCGTGGATAAAAGGGGAAATTCTGAGGTATATTAGTGAGAGAGATCCGGAAACGGTGGTCCTCAACGGTGACATAAAGCACGAGTTCGGAGGGGCCCTCAGTCAAGAGTGGAGGGAGGTCCTAGATCTGATAAGGTCTCTGAGGGAGGAGGGTGTGAGGATCGAGGTGGTCAGGGGGAACCACGATAACTACCTGATCCCCATCCTCCTCAGAGAGGGCATTGAGATAAGGGATCCTTACCTCATCCTTGGTAACATTATGTACTTTCACGGGCATAAGGAACTGCTAGCGATTCCAGAAGGGGTGGATCTCATAGTGATGGGGCATGAGCATCCAGCAATATCGCTCAGGGACGATTTGGGTGGAGGACACAAGCTCAAGGTGTTCCTCAGGGGAAACTACATGGGGGCCGAGGTCCTCGTCCTGCCCGCCCTTTCCCCACTAGCTCCAGGGACGGATATACTGAGGGTGGGGAGCAACGGTCTGCTCTCACCCCTATTGAGGCGAGTGAATCTGGATAATTTCATCGTTTATATTGTGGACGAGGAGGTGGGTGTAGAGGAGCTGGGTCCCCTCGGCGTGGTGAAGAGGGCTGCTAGGGTGCTCTAA